Genomic window (Streptosporangium brasiliense):
GCTCCTGGTGGAGGTGCTCCATCCGGTGACCGCCGAGGTCCACGACCGCGTGATCGGCAGGTTGACGGATGAGGACCGGGCCCATCTCGACCGGATCCTCGCGCAGCTGACCGGCGGGAGCCGGACCGGCACTATATGAGGGTTTACAAACGATCTATGGTCTGATAGTTTGGAAATATACATATCTGCGTGCCGGGCCAAGGTGGACCAGCCTGCGGTCACCCCCCTGGGTGAGGTACATGGCCAGGAGGTGAGCCATGGACATTTCCATCATCGGTATTTCGGCCGAGGCCGAGGAGCTCTATCGATACTTCCTGCGGCACCGCGGCGAGGGGATCGGCTCGGTACGGCAGGCGCTCAACATGGACCCCGACACGGTCGAGGCCGCGGCCGAGGTGCTCGGCAGGCTCTCCCTGCTCGATCTCACCGACCGCCACCGGGTGGTGGCCACCGAGCCGAGGATCGGCATCGAGCGCCTCGTGGAGCAGCGGCTCGACCAGCTCAACATGGAGATCCGCCGCGTCCTGGCGGCGCGTGACGCCATCGCGTCGTTCGTGGAGGACCAGCGGCACGGGGAGAACGCGACGCCGGTGCTCGACATCGAGCGGGTGGAGGGCCTCGACCGGGTCCGTCAGCGGCTCGACGACCTCGGGTTCTTCTCCTACAAGGAGACGCTGTGCCTGCATCCCGGCGGCCCGCTCTCCCAGGGCGCCATCGAGACGGCGCTGCCGCTGGACACCCGCTCCCTGCGCCGCGGACTGGCGGTGAAAGCGGTCTACCACCCCAAGGCGCTCGACGACCCGATGATGGCGTCGTATCTGCGCGATGTCGTCAGCCTGGGCGGTCAGATCCACATCACCGAGGACCCCATGGACCGCATGCTCATCTTCGACCGCAGCGTGGCGGTCGTGCCGATAAACCCGAAGGAGAGCTCGCGCGGCGCGCTGCTCGTGAGGGAGCCCGGCCTGGTCTCCCAGCTGGTCACCTACTTCGACGGCGTGTGGCAGGCCGCCACCGACTTCCGCGACTTCACCGAGCCCTCCACGGGCGCGCCGCTCCTCTCCGAGCTGGAGAAGCGGGTGCTCGCGGTGATGGCCACCGCCGACAAGGACGAGATCGCGGCACGCGAGATCGACGTGTCCGTCCGGACCTATCGCCGTTATGTCGCGGACCTCATGGCCCGGCTCGGCGCGGTCAACCGTTTCCAGGCCGCCCTGCGCGCCAAGGAGGAGAATTGGATCTGACGGTCCCGTTCCGGGAGGGGGAGAGGTCAGGGGGCGGCCTCCCCGGGCCCGGGACGGCCGGTGGCCAGGGTCTGGCAGGCCGCGAGCTCCCAGTGGCTGATCGCCGGATCGGTGAGAGCCTCGATCACCTCGGCGCGGATCTGCGCGCTGGTCACCCTCTCGTCGGTGTGGACCCGGATGACGACGTCCCCGGTGGCCTGCCTGAGGTCTTTACGCCATTTCTCCGGCAGCAGCGCCAGGATCCGGATCCCGTCCACCGGTGAATTGTTGAACGGCTCCTCCGCCGTCCGCCGCATTGTCAGCTCAACCAACATGGCTGGTGCCTCCGCCTAGTCCCGGGTGGTGCCGGCCGAGGCCGCCATGGAAGGGACGCCGACGGCGACGGCGGATGGAATTATACCGGAAAAATGCGTGGACGGCAGTTTGGCAGTGGTATTGGAAAAGAGTGAGGAGGCGATCGGGCTTTTCATTTCTCAATCCCTTTAATCGGGCTGTCCGGCTTTTGCCGGCACGGCCAACTCTGCGCGCTCCGCGGGCCGGGGGACAGGCGGAACGAGGTCAGCAAGCTGCCCGCCCGTAGCCGCTTCCTGCCAGCCGGCCGCTGGACATCCGCACATCTGCCGGACGGCAGGGAGAAACCGCAGGTGAAATCCTTCCGACAAGGGCCGCCGGCCAGGACGGCGGCCACCTCCGGCCACGCGCTCGCGGTCCGGCCCGGGGCGGCCGGGCACGGCTGCGGCGGCCCTCCGGGCCGCAGGAGCCGGTCCGCGATTCATTCCGTCCGCGCCTTCCGGTGTGCCCATTGGCGGTGGAACGGATTGTCGCCCCGGCGGCGAACATTGGCCGTGGAACGGGTTGTCCTCCGCCTGGAAACGGCCCGCGGACGGCCCCGTGATAGCCGGCGTTCCGCGCTGCGGGGTGAAAGCACACTCGGAGATGACAGGAGAGAGGCGAGGGCATTTCACTGGGTATGGATTAGAGGAGATGATCTGATGCTGGTGTGCGTGACCGGCGGTACTGGATTCGTCGGTGCCCATTCGGTTGCGGCGATTGTGGAGATGGGCCACCGCGTCCGTATGCTCGTCCGCGATCCGTCGAAGGCGGAGCGCGCGCTGTCGCCGCTGGGCGTCGCCCCCGGAGCCGTCGACGTGGTCGCCGGGGACGTCACCGACGGGGCCTCCGTGGCCCGGGCGGTGCGCGGCGCCGACGCCGTTCTGCACGCGGCGTCGGTCTACTCCTTCGACAGCAGGCTCCACGCGAGGATGCGGCAGGTCAACGAGCAGGGCACCGAGATCGTGCTCGGCGCCGCGCGGCGGGCGGGCGCGGGCCGGATCATCCATGTCTCCAGCATCGTGGCGATGTTCCCGGCCCGGGGGCGGGTGATCGACGAGGACTCGCCCGTCGGCCGGCCCCGCGAGACGTACATGGCGAGCAAGGCCGCGGCCGAGGTGGTCGCCCGCCGGCACCAGGCCGAGGGAGCCCCGGTGGTGATCACTTATCCGCCCGCCCTGCTCGGCCCGCACGACCCCAACCTGGGTGACCAGGTCTCCCGCGTCCGCAGCGTGCTCCGGGGGCTGACGCCCATCTGGCCGCTGGGCGGGTTCCCAGTCGGCGACGTGCGGGACACCGCGGCGCTGCACGCCCGGCTGCTCGCCCCGCCGGGAGACAGGCCGGGGGACAGACCGGGAGGCAGGCCGGAGCGCCACTTCGGGCCGGGCCGCTACCTCTCCACCCGGCAGTACGTGGAGGTGCTGCGCGAGGTCACCGGGCGCGCGCTGCCGGCGGTCTTCCTGCCGGCTCACGCGATGATCCCCGTCGGGCTGTTCGTCGATCTCGTGCAGCGCGTCTGGCCGTGGCACATCCCAGCCGAATACGGGGCCATCTACACGTGCGCCTGCGCCACGCGCCTGGCCGAGGGCGTCAGCACTCATGGGATCAGCCCACGGCCCGTCACCGAGACCTTCGGTGACACGGTGCGCTGGCTGCACGGAAGCGGCCACCTGTCTGCCCGGCAGGCGGGTTCCGGCCGGCCGAGCCTGTCATCTGTAACGACGCATTGACGGGAGATGCCCCCATGAGCGAGCGGACCGCCCGGCGGGCCAGAGCCTTGGGCGCCCAGGGGAACCTGGACGGCCAGGGGAAGGAGCGCTGATGAGCACCTCGGAGCTCGATTTCATACTCGTCCCCTTGCCCACGCCGGTCGAGGAGGTCATCGACGGCCGTCCCGACGGCCAGGCGAGCGGGCCCCGACGGGTGGAGCCACCGGTCCCGCAGCCCCAGACCCGGTCCATGCGCCTGCTGCGCGAGCAGCGTGAAGAGCTGCGTGAGGAGGTCACCGCCGGCCACCGCCAGGCGGTCGACCGGCAGCACGCGCTCGGCAAGCATACGGCCCGCGAGCGGATAGACCTGCTGCTGGACGAGGGGTCGTTCACCGAGATCGACATGTACCGCCGCCATCAGTCGCACGGTCTGAAGATCGAGGAGCGGCGCCCGTACACCGACGGTGTGATCACGGGCTCCGGCACGATCCACGGCCGCCGGGTGTTCGTCTACGCCCAGGACTTCACCGTCTTCGGCGGCTCGCTCGGCGAGGCCCACGCCTCGAAGATCCACAAGGTGATGGATCTGGCGATCTCCACCGGGTCCCCCTTCATCGGGCTGAACGACAGCGGGGGCGCCCGGATCCAGGAGGGGGTGATGTCCCTCAACGGATACGGCGGGATCTTCCAGCGCAGTGTCCAGGCGTCGGGAGTGATACCGCAGATCAGCGTCGTGCTCGGGCCCTGCGCCGGAGGGGCCGCCTACTCCACGGCGCTGGCCGACTTCACCTTCATGGTCCGCGACACCGCGCAGATGTACCTGACCGGTCCCGACGTCGTCGAGGCGGTGAGCGGCCAGCGGGTCAGCCACGCCGAGCTCGGCGGCGCGGAGGTGCACGGCGGCCGGTCGGGCGTGGCCACCTTCGTCCACGACGACGAGGAGAGCTGCCTGGAGGACGTGCGCTATCTCGTCTCGATGCTGCCCAGCAACAATCTGGAGTTCCCCCCCAGCACGCCGTCCTACGACGCGGCCACGGACGTGCGGCCCCGGCTGGCCGAGATAGTCCCGGTCGAGCCGAACAAGCCCTACGACATGCGGCAGGTCGTCGCCGAGCTGGTGGACGACGGGGAATTCCTGGAGCTGCACGAGGGCTGGGCGCCGAACGTGATCTGCGTGCTGGCACGGATCGACGGCGACGTGGTCGGAGTGGTCGGCAACCAGCCCATGGTGCTGGCCGGTGTGCTGGACGTCGTCGCGTCGCAGAAGGCCGCACGGTTCGTGCGGTTCTGCGACGCCTTCAACATCCCGCTGGTGACGCTGGTCGACGTCCCCGGTTTCCTTCCGGGCACCGACCAGGAGTACGCGGGGATCATCCGGCACGGCGCCAAGCTGCTGTACGCCTACTGCGAGGCGACCGTGCCGCGCATCCAGGTCATCGTGCGCAAGGCGTACGGCGGCGCGTACATCGTGATGGACTCGCGCTCCATCGGCACCGACCTCTCGCTGGCGTGGCCGACGAACGAGATCGCGGTGATGGGCGCCGAGGGCGCCGTGAACGTCATCTTCCGCAGGGAGCTGGCCGCCGCCGTGGACCCGGCCGAGCTCCGCGCGGAGCTGGTCGCCGAGTACTCCGAACAGCTCGTGCACCCGCACTACGCCGCCGAGCGCGGCCTGGTCGACGACGTCATCGATCCGGTGCAGACGCGGGCGGTGGTGGCCCGCGGGCTGGCGATGCTGCGCAACAAGCGCAAGCAGCCGCCGCAGCGCAAGCACGGAAACGTGCCGCTGTGACACCGGCACGGAACGCGCCGCTGTGGCCGCTGTGAACGTGCCGGACTGGGAACGGGTGCCGGCCGACGTCGCCTACCGCCATGTCCGCGAGAACGTGACACGGCTGCTGGCCGGCCGTCCGGCCGCCGGTGACCTCGCCGTCGCCGCCTGCCCGGGGTGGACGGTCCGCGAGGTCGTCGCCCACCTCGTCGAGATCTGCGCGCGGGTGGCCGGGAGGCTGGGGAGCCGGCCCGTGGTGGGCCCGCTCCCGGGCGACGCCGCTCTGGCCGCCCTCCTCGCCGCCTGGACCACGGCGGGCGAGCAGGTGGAGCGGCTCGTCGCCGGTGACGCCGCCCGGCGTGGCGGCGTGATGACGATGGACGCGTTCACGCACGAGCTCGACATCCGCTACGCCCTGGGCCTGCCGCCGCCCGCCGAGCACCCGGCCTACCCGGGCGCGCTCGACGTCGTCGTCTCGGGTCTGTCCGCCGAGGTGAGCGCACGCGGCCTTCCCGCGCTCCGGATCGAGACCCCCGGCGCCCGGTGGACGGCCGGCCCGGCGGGGCGGCCCGCGGCCACGCTCAGCGCCCACCGGCACGACCTGTACCGGTCGCTCGCCGGGCGGCGCACATC
Coding sequences:
- a CDS encoding acyl-CoA carboxylase subunit beta → MSTSELDFILVPLPTPVEEVIDGRPDGQASGPRRVEPPVPQPQTRSMRLLREQREELREEVTAGHRQAVDRQHALGKHTARERIDLLLDEGSFTEIDMYRRHQSHGLKIEERRPYTDGVITGSGTIHGRRVFVYAQDFTVFGGSLGEAHASKIHKVMDLAISTGSPFIGLNDSGGARIQEGVMSLNGYGGIFQRSVQASGVIPQISVVLGPCAGGAAYSTALADFTFMVRDTAQMYLTGPDVVEAVSGQRVSHAELGGAEVHGGRSGVATFVHDDEESCLEDVRYLVSMLPSNNLEFPPSTPSYDAATDVRPRLAEIVPVEPNKPYDMRQVVAELVDDGEFLELHEGWAPNVICVLARIDGDVVGVVGNQPMVLAGVLDVVASQKAARFVRFCDAFNIPLVTLVDVPGFLPGTDQEYAGIIRHGAKLLYAYCEATVPRIQVIVRKAYGGAYIVMDSRSIGTDLSLAWPTNEIAVMGAEGAVNVIFRRELAAAVDPAELRAELVAEYSEQLVHPHYAAERGLVDDVIDPVQTRAVVARGLAMLRNKRKQPPQRKHGNVPL
- a CDS encoding SDR family NAD(P)-dependent oxidoreductase, coding for MLVCVTGGTGFVGAHSVAAIVEMGHRVRMLVRDPSKAERALSPLGVAPGAVDVVAGDVTDGASVARAVRGADAVLHAASVYSFDSRLHARMRQVNEQGTEIVLGAARRAGAGRIIHVSSIVAMFPARGRVIDEDSPVGRPRETYMASKAAAEVVARRHQAEGAPVVITYPPALLGPHDPNLGDQVSRVRSVLRGLTPIWPLGGFPVGDVRDTAALHARLLAPPGDRPGDRPGGRPERHFGPGRYLSTRQYVEVLREVTGRALPAVFLPAHAMIPVGLFVDLVQRVWPWHIPAEYGAIYTCACATRLAEGVSTHGISPRPVTETFGDTVRWLHGSGHLSARQAGSGRPSLSSVTTH
- a CDS encoding maleylpyruvate isomerase family mycothiol-dependent enzyme; this translates as MAAVNVPDWERVPADVAYRHVRENVTRLLAGRPAAGDLAVAACPGWTVREVVAHLVEICARVAGRLGSRPVVGPLPGDAALAALLAAWTTAGEQVERLVAGDAARRGGVMTMDAFTHELDIRYALGLPPPAEHPAYPGALDVVVSGLSAEVSARGLPALRIETPGARWTAGPAGRPAATLSAHRHDLYRSLAGRRTSAQIARLHWSEDPRPWLPAFTWGPFTPPERPAESALTTA